A single region of the Vicia villosa cultivar HV-30 ecotype Madison, WI linkage group LG4, Vvil1.0, whole genome shotgun sequence genome encodes:
- the LOC131594639 gene encoding uncharacterized protein LOC131594639: protein MASNKIERGHQMYRDGVYKEALGFYTEAIAMAKTNPQKIALHSNRAACFLKLHDFKKAAEECTSVLELDSNHSGALMLRAQTLVTLKEYHSALFDVNRLLELNPSSEVYQNLHARLKTQLSLAPIPESEEEFEEQEDEKDEVMLKGEQTKEEIGQKHATASNVRIDQKVEPGKGVISIECTPKETDPKFSSKQERDQINEPKKSMEELKIPRPLNNESAEQGWQTIPKPKGHSALDYARWDSVDNDSSEDDEDEEDESFPQYRFRVKTIGVRPVK, encoded by the exons ATGGCGTCGAACAAGATCGAACGGGGTCACCAGATGTACCGTGACGGAGTCTACAAAGAGGCGTTAGGGTTCTACACGGAAGCCATCGCTATGGCGAAGACGAATCCGCAGAAGATCGCTTTGCATAGTAATCGTGCTGCTTGTTTCCTTAAGCTTCATGATTTCAAGAAG GCAGCAGAAGAATGTACCTCGGTACTTGAGCTTGATAGCAATCACAGTGGAGCATTGATGTTGCGGGCTCAAACACTGGTGACCCTGAAGGAGTACCATTCTGCACTTTTTGATGTCAACAGACTCTTGGAGTTAAATCCATCCTCCGAGGTATATCAAAACCTTCACGCACGCTTGAAGACACAGTTG TCACTTGCTCCAATACCTGAGTCAGAAGAGGAGTTTGAGGAACAGGAAGATGAGAAGGATGAGGTGATGCTAAAAGGTGAGCAAACGAAGGAAGAAATCGGACAGAAACATGCCACAGCTTCTAATGTTAGGATAGATCAGAAGGTTGAGCCTGGCAAAGGTGTAATTAGTATTGAATGTACCCCTAAAGAAACAGACCCCAAGTTTTCATCCAAACAGGAAAGAGACCAAATAAACGAGCCTAAAAAGTCAATGGAAGAGCTTAAAATTCCTAGACCACTAAACAACGAATCAGCAGAGCAAGGATGGCAAACAATTCCAAAACCTAAAGGACACTCAGCTCTGGACTATGCACGGTGGGACAGTGTTGACAATGATTCTagcgaagatgatgaagatgaagaagatgaatctttTCCTCAGTACCGTTTTCGTGTGAAAACAATTGGTGTACGTCCTGTGAAATGA